The following DNA comes from Triticum aestivum cultivar Chinese Spring chromosome 3D, IWGSC CS RefSeq v2.1, whole genome shotgun sequence.
ccacctcttgttcttcattgagaaagctgatctggagtccgttcgggactccggagggtggaatctgtcgccatcgtcttcatcaaccttcctccatcaccaatttcatgatgccaccgcgggagtgagtaattccatcgtaggtttgctggacggtgatgggttggatgagatttatcatgtaatcgagttagttttgttagggtttgatccctagtatccactattttctgagattgatgttgctatgcttaatgcttgtcactagggtctgagtgccatgattttatatctgaacctattatgttttcatgaatatatgtgtgttcttgatcatatcttgcaagttgtagacacctataacgtgttatgatccgcataccccaaggtgacaataattgggattctttccggtgattaccgtagtttgaggagttcatgtattcactaagtgctaatgctttgtttcggttctctattaaaaggaggccttaatatcccttagtatccttatggaccccgctgccacgggagggtaggacaaaatatgtcatgcaagctcttttccataactatcgtggatttgtcacggcagatgtcctagtgtgaggacttagtcgtgaggccaacgcatctatgcggtagcttgagaggggttgggcggaatcgagagacgcaatacaagacaaggatttagacagcttcgggccccgagaaacatcatccggtaataaccctacatgctgtttgtggctaggtctcattatgctcatgagagagtcgccggtaagccggctctttgtgtctagccctagagattgtttcttgttgcttgtccctctttggggtgccctgcccctccttatataagttagaggggcgggttacatgtggagtcctagtaggactaggactagtctatcttctcttacaagttaattacaagtccgggtcttgcttcctcgtagaggaaatattcgtcatccctttccttttaagccggcccatcataaacgtgagccggccttctgggccttgggccttgtcttctatctgacccgccatcggggccatccatgagtcgtcaggctcgtgagtcgtcaatcctccggcgggtcatcggtgaagtgccaagtccggccgggtcatacttctggccgggtcataccgcggggtatatccccgacattagcccccagtttaattttggatttatccatgttaaactgatcctgtaaaacaatcacaagaacaaatttgacaggttgtgctccgggttaaatattcttgtaagccgacacctgatcatccttaagtccttgacattttctcctggaaaatccaggtcaataggccagcttcataatccatttgctgacattggctcttgtaaagaaatattataagaaataatccatttgagtcgacCTTCAATactctgatttgacaaaaatattggtcttgaaatattcaactgatattcagcaggcttaaagatgtagatcttgccgatttatgattgccaaaattgccgggttataaataaatgatgccgggtcatgattgttatagacaccgggttaatctggtctgctccaaaccgagaatttgaagattttttctctcttatatgcatatcacctgtagtccccaagtgccgggttgtcatgcttgcagcaacctgggacttgtaattgccttatactcatgaaaacttcaaccagtgtagcccccaagggccgggtcattatgccataatgagcagggactttgtagatataaccatgtaaccttgaacagcaacgtgtagcccccaagggccggctcagtaagataatactgagctaggactttgtatataatttattgataataacatcatataatatgatctccaccatggggcttgaacccacgtccacaaggttaagagctttgtactctaccaactgagtagtggaccgttcaatataatggattaatgcttgtgtaccttgaatttttgacaggagcaattggtagcccccaagggtcggctcatttagaatgtgatgagttgggtcttcaatgAGTTgagaaaaaaatgactttgcattagcccccaagtgccatggtacatgctggcagtgacatgggacttgcatattcgatgtaatatcaatttgaataatgtagccccaaagtgccgggtcgtaagcctgcagcaactcgggactattccttccattgcagaataaatcatatccattgataaaataatagtcattgcgccaaagcgactttgaatacttCATCTGCTGATAAGTCaatccagagtttaaatacccggcggctcttggccgatggcgatttaatatgcctccattgtaagccggaatttgtacaacccggcggcttatagcctttgagaaaatcaagattttgataacccttttgagacaccaatttcaatctatgatgatgggcttgaatttaatcatttatgtaagtcatagctctgtaaatcctacagagtttaaacaacatatgccctggcgacttaacgtcaaaaaccagggcgggtaaccacccaaatgtagtcttatcctgcacataattagatcacaagatcccttggcggtttaccgctgggcgggtcataatatctcacatataaccattgatgtgtaacaaggagtcacagataagcctgttatgaatgataactttgaaacataactataataataatattatacctgtgatattgaattttcactgccggtttatgtgacctatgcagtaagggtgataacccaatctttagaaatcaagacttccaaatatttatgattgtcatatgatggcgacttatcatccaaagtcaaaccgggttaaatagcaaccactcatatacactttagatatggtcaaaagagcttcaaataaaatccaaaaattgtttgcaaaaagagacttcaaaaaatttgaggcttctgattcgaatacgatcagaaaaccgtcccaaaggggttaagctaagattcgaatacgatcatatagcccccagtggctttggcgttgccgatcaagagggtaccgacagctatgttctctttggttcgaatacgacctatgtttgaacaggaagcccccaaatgaccttgagagttgtttaacgacgctgattcgaatacgatccacgtcggttcccaaaaggggttgagctatgattcgaatacgatcaagaagccccctagtgagctcggcagtgtgccgatcaagagggtaccgacagctatgttctctttggttcgaatacgacctatgtttgaacaggaagccccctggtgatcatgagaatatttaacgactctgattcgaatacgatcagggtcacaccaaaagggttaagctaaattcgaatacgatcagctcccaatggtcattaaagcagggtacctatgtttgggttgtgctttgtaacagactctttttggtccctttaatttttcctgagaactcgaactttgcgagagataaattctttttgaaccggaaaaaaccggatattgaaagtttcaaagctttgtgatagacaaatttaccttgaactggatttgagagcttcaaaactttgtggcagataaatttcccttgaaccggattttaaaccggatattaagagcttcagtgctttgtgggagatgtcaagtctcttgaaccggatctaaaccggaatccttcattttaagccagaaattttctgacggcctttaaacttttcatCGATAGAACAGTAATCTCCGGGGCCGGGTTGTTTTTTCCTcgaatgacccggagttcttgaatgcattgaaccgGCCAATTCTGCCGAATCaagccattgtagcccccgagtctcaagacgactcgaggagttggcttgagattctccatatttgaccatagcagaaggtgtatatcattggtgttgatagcgcgatgtgaatccacagaatgttgaaatgactgcggcgggttataaatgatcccgtatgagccatgtcagcaactcggccaatggttccttccaactggctgtttgaagttaaccaaactgtagtggcggcgacggcgacttgtgcgcatgccaacagagccatccagtgcagacgacggctgataatacatgataattttgcctccaatttgttggaagaaaaccgggctacccaagcagtgacttgctcatattcaataaacagctcatgcagacaggtgcggcccgatgTGTTGATGTAAACTGGGCCGCAGAGGCGGCGGCTTGCACATATATTCATCAAGTGTCATGGCATTGTCAGATGCTAGCGCATGATAGTGGTGACGCGATCTATATATCCATGACACGTACATCGCTCTTGCAGTGAACAATCACCCTGATTGTTTGAATGACGGATGATCCGTTCAGCGCAACAGATGCGGCTCAGGCAGATCGATGATTTAATATAACCCCGCGGCTCAATACGGCGAGATGACTCAACGCGGCCCGGCGGCTCAACTCCTCAAACAGATCAAAAATCTGCCCGGCTCGAAGTACGGCGGCGTAGGCGGCCAGCTTCAGGTGCGATGCTTTGACCGCAGCGGGTTACAGCAGCAGCGGCTCAGCACGGCTGCATGTGAAGATAAGACGGGGCCCAGCATGGTCAGAGTCGGCGACGTGGCAGGTTACCGCAGCAGCGGCTCAGCAGAGAGAGGCGGCGTGGTAGAGGCGGGAATCGGCAGCGCTGGCTCGGCCACGATGGCGGCTCCTGGCAGTAGCAAAGCCCATCAGGCGGAGATAGAGCTGGGGGCCGCTGGCAAGCCGATGTTGGAGTACAGAGGGGCGGTTTTAAGCGAGGCCAGCAGCGGAGGCGGCTCAGAGGAGAGGCCGATGTGGCTCCGAGTAGCAATGGTAGAAGCGATGGGAGCAACTCGCAGTGGCGAGGCCCAGGCGCATCCGCGATAACGGCGGTTTGGAGAGGCGCGGCCAAGGACGGCCACAGCAGGGGCGACAATGTGGCACACTAGCGGAGGTGGTTCAGATGGTAGCGCGAGGCCGGCTCATAGCGGCAAGGCAAGTCCAGAGCAGAGGCAGCTATGGCGAGACGAGGCGAATCAAGGCTGCAACGGCGGCTCGGCTACAGCAGAGGCAGCGACTCGTCGGCCGCGGCAGTGGAAACAGCAGCTCACAGAATCCGCGGCGGCCCGCAGATGACGGCTTCGATGGTCGGTGTCTTGACACAGCTGCGGGGATGAGGGCAACGAGACGGGGTAGCTCGCGAAGAGCGTGGAGCAGCTCGGCGGAGCAGTGGCTCGCGGGCGGAGGCCAGCGCGGTGAGCCGGCGGCTGGTCGATGCATGGCGGGACGGGGCGCGCTTTGTCTTGTAGACTTTTCCTCCGTTCCCATGTACGGAGTACTAGACTTTGTCTTGTAATTTTTTGAGCAATCCAGGTGGAGTTTGAGGTCGGCTGTGCACACTATTGTTTATTTGATGCCAACCTTGTGTACTAGCAGGTGTGCTGTCCAAGGCATGGTACAGTTTTCCATGAGTGCTATGTCCACGCACATACATCCATCATCGACGCGTGGCCCCCTTGTTTGGCTCAGCACTGCACGGCCAGTAGCCCTTTGGGATCTTGGGGATATTTATTTTCGTTTCTACAGAGGCGGTTGATGTCTTCCTTCTGACCCAGGATAGTAAATCGACTTTTGGCTCCGTATTGTACTAGTTCACAGTTTGATGTCTTCTGGTTTGCTTCGGTCCACGTGCAATACACGTAAATCTCTCTTCTGTAATTTTGATGGGTGTGCTTTCGCCATCATTGTGTGCGTACAATAGCTCGGGATCCCATTGCATTGATTTGACTAAGAAAATCTGATATGGCTGCTCATTGCGCCGGCGTGATTACTAGTCAATGAAAATCTGACCTGGCTGTTCATTGCGCCGATGTGATTACTCGTGACTGCGCGATTGCAGCGTCGTCGTAAAAACAGCAGCTTGTAGCGGACACAAACTCGGATCAGTAGCACGTACTCGGCAACTTGCGGAGGCGCACCGGAAGCCACCTCAATTTCTTTGGATGTCAATCTTGTATTACCGGCTCCAAAGATAATCGTGACTTTGCGCCGGCTCTTCTTCATCTAAAGAATCGCGAGCATCTCGAACCTcaggagagatcccttcaagaactcaccaccaccgtgcgcaggcctcacggtgggcgccaactgtcgtggatttgtcacggcagatgtcctagtgtgaggacttagtcgtgaggccaatgcatctatgcggtagcttgagaggggttgggcggaatcgagagacgcaatacaagacaaggatttagacagcttcgggccccgggaaacatcatccggtaataaccctacatgctgtttgtggctaggtctcattatgctcacgagagagtcgccggtaagccggctctttgtgtctagccctagagattgtttcttgttgcttgtccctctttggggtgccttgcccctccttatataagttagaggggcgggttacatgtggagtcctagtaggactaggactagtctatcttctcttacaagttaattacaagtccgggtcttgcttcctcgtagaggaaatattcgtcatccctttccttttaagccggcccatcataaacgtgagccggccttctgggccttgggccttgtcttctatctgacccgccatcggggccatccatgagtcgtcaggctcgtgagtcgtcagtcctccggcgggtcatcggtgaagtgccaagtccggccgggtcatacttctggccgggtcataccgcggggtatatccccgacaataaccatgtatgactatatacaaaatacatgcctacattacattgatgaattagagctagttttctgtgtcaccctaggttatgactgctacatgatgaatattatccaacacaattatccatcgatgatccaatgcctacgatcttttcacatattgatctttgctaagttactttcgttgctactgctgttacaatcactacaaaactgctactgctactattgtgttaccgttactatcatacaactttactactaaatactttgctgcagatattaagtctttcaggattggttgaattgacaactcaactgctaatactcatgaatattctttggctccccttgtgtcgaatcaataaatttttcttgaatactctaccctcgaaaactgttgcgatcccatatacctgtgttgggaatcgttgcatggaaaacaaaaaaacaattctACGCACAGTCAAGATCTATcaaagagatgcatagcaacgagaggggagagtgtgtctatgtaccctcgtagaccataagcggaagcgttttacaacgcggttgatgtagtcaaactttcttcgcgatccgaTCGATCTAGTACCGAgcgtacgacacctctgcgttcagcacacattcagctcggtgacgtccctcgccttcttgatccagcaagacaatgaggtagtagatgagttccatcagcacgacggcgtggtgacggtgatggtgaactgatctccgcagggcttcacctaagcactacgaaaatatgaccgggggtgtaaacagtggagggaggcgccgcacacggctaggcaattgtctggtgtgtgctaggcgcccccctcccacatatatataggttagagggagggaggagcagccataggaggcgcccaagtaggagaaatcctacttggagtccctccacagcccccccccccccccgcgcgccatatataaccgagggggaaggaaagaggggggagagagaaggaagtgggaatcctaatcgacactttcctttcccttctcctccttaggctggcccatatgggggcgcaccagccccttgtgtctGGTGCGTtttccctcttggcccataaggcccatatcttttgtcgggggtgcccggaaccccttccggtgacccgataagtacccagtaccccccgaaacacttccggtgaccgaataccatcatcctatatatcaatatttacctctcgaccatttcgagactcctcgtcatgtccatgatatcatccgggactcctaacaacattcgttcaccaaatcacataactcatataatactatatcatcatcgaacgttaagcgtgcggaccctacgggttcgagaactatgtagacatgatcgagaaacctctccggtcaataaccaatagcataacctggatgcccatattggctcctacatattctacgaagatctttatcggtcgaaccgttatgacaacatatgtaattccctttgtccatcggtatgttacttgcccgagattcgatagtcggtatcttcatacctagttcaatctcgttaccggcaagtctctttactcgttccgtaatacatcacctcgtgactaactccttagtcgtttgcttgcaagcttatgatgtgtattactgagagggcccagagatacctctccgatacttggagtgacaaatcctaatctcgatctatgccaactcaacaaacaccttcggagatacctgtagagcatatttatgatcacctagttacgttgtgacgtttgatagcacacaaggtattcctccagtattcgagagttgcataatctcatagtcgaatgaatatgtatttgacatgaagaaagcaatagcaataaactgaacgatcattatgctaagctaacggatgggtcttgtccatcacatcattctcctaatgatttgatcccattatcaaatgacaacacatgtctatggttaggaaaccttaaccatctttgatcaatgagctagtttagtagaggcttactagggacatggtatttgtttatgtattcacacatgtatttaggtttccgatcaatgcaattctagcatgaataataaaccttcatCATGAATAAgggaatataaaataacaactttattattgcttctagggcatatttccttcattgtgggttatcatatagtgagcatgtgtatgaatCAAAACGATACCGACATATCTCACCTCGGATTTTGTAAAGTATCGTGAAGAAAAGGGTACACTCCATGGTAactaaaggttcactcgaatatcattcatgtAATCATAGGGTTCAATATGGACGTTCACGGTTCCGCTGTCGGTCTTTCAACAAAGggatttcgttcatgtctatgatttattGAACCTACAAGGTCACAATCTTATGGTAATCATGATCTtatgagtgttagtaggacgggagtaTCGAGGATTTATTTGCGAAATAGTTTTGttaatattcagaatagttccgagaggaGCCGGAAGCGTTTCGGGATCACCGGGAGGGTTTTGAGGTTTATTGGGCAATACCGGGTATTCCCGAtaattaatatataggtggaaaatgtttctggtGATGTAAATTATATATAAAAGGTCCTAGTAATTGTTAGAGggcttttataattaataaaatatcaACGAGTCTTAAaaggcctagtggtggaaggcaacttgggccacgaaggcccaagtggaggtggcgccccaaggagggactttccctccttggtggttgcccctctctccccctctaacctatatatagtggaggtatTGGCCCTTTTCTTTACACAAGTTTTAGGTGCCTCGTATAGCCCAATAATACTAGTTCTAATTAAGATATTTAGAGCTCGTTCTAGTTCCTCTAATCCTCGTAATTAGAATCCCCAAATGGCTCTGATCTTCTCCTATAATTCTCCGGCGGCAATTAGTTCTGtacggcgaagcgctgccggatcgtgaagacagGATGCTTGCAAACTCTAGAGAGGTCAtgctttcggtcttcggttcgagGGATCGTTCAAGGGAGGTTCGCAGGATCGTTCATAAGTGGTATGAGGGACTCTAGGTACAATCTACACTGACTCGTCCGCTTTCGCTAGATACTCGGAGTTGGTAATGATCATGATCCAATCCCCTTATGCACCTTCATATTGTTTTTGGGTGTTCGTaggccgatttttttgttttctactacgtttcccgaCACCAGGAAGGGCCCACATGGACCAAGGAGTGGGGCAACAGCCCACATGGGTTGGCCGACCAGCCCCCAAGGCCCATGTCATTTAAATCTAGAGATAAGGTTTTGTTTCTAAATTTAAAGGGTTAAATCTAGAGATAAGATCTTATCTCTAAATTGAAAGGGATTTATCCCTTGTGGCTGGCCCTAGGAGGGTTTTGGCCGCCCCCTGTCCCCTAGCCTATAtaaagagaggggaggtgcagggggcagCATCCCTTCACCTGGCGGCTGCCCTTCCCTCCACTTCCTCCTCACGtagcacttggcgaagccctgctgcagtttCGCTGccaccaccacgttgtcgtgtTGGCCTATATCCCATCTACCTCTTCTCCCtcgcttgttggatcaagaaggaggatacgtcaccGAGCCGTACGTGTGCACATCTCAGATGTCTCGTTCGTGCGGTGCTCGGATCGGAATGGATCACGAAGGAGTACGACTACGCCAACCACGATCTCTAGATCGTtaacactttcggtctacaagggtatgtagacacattcCCTCTCGTTGATAGCATATCCATAGAATAGATCTTGGGTGTTTTGTAGGACAAAAATTGTTTACCATGTAACGTTCCCCATCAGTCTTCTCTCTGGTTCCCAAACGTTGCCGCCGCGAACGGACAATGGCGAAGCGTTTGGCTGGACGCGCTTGGGTGCGCTATATTGTTGGTGCCCTCGGCCCAGCAACCCTTGTGCAGTACGTCGAGTTATGGAGTAGGTTGCGGCACGCCACCCTAAAGGCCAGGCCGAATGAGTTGCGCTGGAGATGGACGGCGTCCGGTGTGTACTCCGCCATATCTTGCTACCTAGCCCTTTTCCATGGCTCTACATTGGATGCATCGTGGAAGCTTACATGGAAGACGTGGGCTCCTCTTCGTGTCAAGGTCTTCATGTGGCTTGCCTTGTAAGATCGTTATTGGACGGATGATCGTCCCGCTCGGCGGGGGTTTCCGCACAATGACCGATGTCCTCTTTGCGACCGGGCCACCGAGGACATGCACCGCCTCTTCGTTAGGTGCCCCTTCTCACGCCAGATCTGGCATGAGGTTTTATCTTGGTGTTGCTAGACAGCCACGATCCGAGTCCGGACACACCATTCGCCGAATGGTGGATCTCTTCATACTCTTCATCGCTTGCTACCCTACGCAAAGGGCTCAACTACACTTCACTGTGTGGGCAATCTGAAAGCACCGGAACGGGTACATTGTCGACCACCTTCAGCCTTCCACTGCTAGGCTACTTCAATCCATTCAAGAAGACGCACGCCTCTGGGCTTGCGTCGGCGCCAATGGATTGGCGAGCATGCTCCGTGAGAGATAGAGTTTTTGTGATGTAATAGGGACGAGCAGCCCTCCCCTCTTACTGCTCCGCTTCGCTTGGCCCACGCCAGCTTGTGTACGTGTGGCTATTGTAATCGATATTTGTACTCTTTCAGCTTctcctatcaatgcaatgatatgtAATCTTTGTGTATTTGAACAAAAAGATGCATATCAGGGGAGCTGCATATGAGAGGCCGTGGAGGCGCCCCAGGAGGTCGCGCtgaggaagatggtcgccgtgtggAGGCGCCCCGAGCAGGGAGGTCGCGCTAAGGAAGATGGTCGCCGGTGAGACGGTCTCGCCGTCCAGCTGCGGCCTGGCAGCTGGCAGATGCGCGAGtgagcggggcggcggcgatgcGCCCGGACGTGTCTGGTTTGAGTGATGTGTGTCCTCGATGGGTTGGGTAGGTGACGATAAGAAGAGACTGGTGGGGATTcattttggttcatttgtgtttcCCAGCTGACGATCCTTGAGTCTTACATGTCCTCCTCAACTGCTTCAAGATTCGGGCAAAAAATCAAACGGCCTTATCTTTTCTGAGATAAAAAGCATTCTTCGAATATAAAAATGCTAAACTTCCTAACTCAAAGCAACCAAACCAACCTGTTCAACCCAACCCAAACCGACACAAACCCCGTATAAGATTGTCCATTTGCTTGTTGGCCTAAACACAAGCCGTAAATTTACCAAAATTTGGAGTATGCCAGCAAAAGATACTGCGGGCGCCCCCATTAAGATCGAATTTTCTGTATGTAACAACATTGCTACAAAAACTCCATAACAGATTCcccgccaaaaagaaaaaaaaatccagaaCAGATTGTTTTGGATCTTTGCAATTCTATGTCGCCTAACTAAACAGGTGATATGAATGTGTATGCGTTCCTCTTTATACCGTCACCCTCTGTGCCTATGCGTCTTATCCTAGGCAACACTTGATGAATCGGCAAGACATATCGTATACGGTCACATCATGCACCATTCTGCGCGCAGGTTAATCGGCTCTGTACATGGAAGGTCAAAGTAGCCCATGTGTTTCCCTAAACATAATGGAAAAGAAGTGAAGCCTCTTCCATCTTGACATCGTGTGGTGCCCCCCTGTGCTCAGCTTCAACGCTCAGACCTGTTCACAAAAGTCAAAGTTCAGTACAGTGTACTCTAGAGTCGGTAATGAAATTAAAAGATTCAATTACCACGATCTCTTCGTCTTCTGCATCACACACCCATGCTGTCGTCCAGGGTCTCATGGCCATTACGCAAGGCTCTAATATGATCAAAAAATGCTTGAGAAGAAACTGTAGGATCTGTATATAAGCCATAGTCTGTCAGTACGGCAACTTTTACAGAATAGCTTCATGATAATTTTCACAGAAAATACCTGCTCTTGTTATCGGTGTATCCCTTGCCACTCCCAGATTTGCCGTTTGAATACCATCGGTGTCACCTAACAATTTTCAGTCACAAAGAATCAGAATATTTTGTTACCGATATTTGTTCCTTACAAAGACAAGCATACCTTTCTGGATTCAAATTACTTAACAACAATGGATTAAAAAAGAGACAAGCATACCTTCGCGTTCTGAACCAAAAAAGTTTTTCACTCGATCACACATTCGTAGAATTAGTATAAACTCCAGAACATAACAGATCAAATTAAGACAACCTAAAATCTGAAAAGCAATACAATTGTTTAGTAAGTTCACCAAATTCCTGGATCATACGAGATATTGAAGAAATAGGAAGATACATACATTCATAAACAGTTGCTCTCGATGCCTCAAGTAAGTGATCACAATCGATACCACGCCCAAAAGTGTGTTAGGTATAACATTTAGTAGGACAGAGATAAGCTCCACTCTCTCAGCTGTACTCCTCTACAGAAAACAAAGACAATTTTGGAAGTCCTTCAATGTCATTACCTCTAATTTCATTGTgttaaagtttcataaaaaataTCACACGTACCATCAAGTCGAATATCTGATAAAGATGGC
Coding sequences within:
- the LOC123079928 gene encoding uncharacterized protein encodes the protein MGIEIVFGALGCFTQLVCHLYQIFDLMRSTAERVELISVLLNVIPNTLLGVVSIVITYLRHREQLFMNILGCLNLICYVLEFILILRMCDRVKNFFGSEREGDTDGIQTANLGVARDTPITRADPTVSSQAFFDHIRALRNGHETLDDSMGV